One genomic segment of Gemmatimonadaceae bacterium includes these proteins:
- a CDS encoding prepilin-type N-terminal cleavage/methylation domain-containing protein yields MRGRSGSGAAPPRAGFTLVELMIALTLTAIAATIAGTAVSAARRTEQVVLTHRHGEEADLRARALLQDMLRHAPAAALADAPLLAVRGTPDDPTLVFLSRGVTAPFGTGVIWQVTVQRLGDSLRVDAVPTRDTGAPSLRMAVGGITSFQVRALEPATALDAARWRSDWPLATARPAAVALTWERRGAAATPLIVALDPLQAGAP; encoded by the coding sequence ATGAGGGGTCGCTCGGGTTCTGGCGCCGCGCCCCCCCGCGCAGGCTTCACGCTGGTGGAGCTCATGATCGCCCTGACGCTCACGGCCATCGCAGCGACCATCGCGGGGACGGCGGTGAGCGCCGCCCGTCGCACGGAACAGGTGGTGCTGACGCATCGCCACGGCGAGGAGGCCGATCTGCGTGCGCGCGCGCTCCTGCAGGACATGCTGCGCCACGCACCAGCTGCCGCACTCGCCGATGCCCCGCTGCTGGCGGTGCGCGGCACGCCCGACGATCCCACGCTGGTCTTTCTCTCGCGCGGTGTCACGGCGCCGTTCGGCACCGGCGTGATCTGGCAGGTCACCGTGCAGCGCCTTGGCGATTCGCTGCGCGTGGACGCGGTGCCCACGCGGGACACGGGCGCCCCGTCGCTGCGCATGGCCGTCGGGGGCATCACCAGCTTTCAGGTGCGCGCGCTGGAACCGGCCACCGCGCTCGATGCCGCGCGGTGGCGGAGCGACTGGCCGCTGGCTACGGCGCGACCGGCAGCGGTCGCCCTCACGTGGGAGCGACGCGGCGCGGCAGCCACGCCGCTCATCGTCGCGCTCGACCCGCTGCAGGCGGGTGCGCCATGA